From the genome of Nicotiana sylvestris chromosome 2, ASM39365v2, whole genome shotgun sequence, one region includes:
- the LOC104242586 gene encoding uncharacterized protein — MSTVVPTSEEDPALSVVRFTAQLSWADAGPEVAEPQVNRLCVETQECMIEGRWLDLASLMLTSADLVFSKASEKDLECIFTIICNLVKKPESLDQVHEMAELISTKLSQQPNDKPALRIKLLFNLYNLLENPYSRFFVYMKALNLAISGKVTEHVLPSFKKIDSFLKEWNLGIKDQRELFLKISNILKEVKGSAKESFKFLTKYLETFSVEDAYAMNDAKEEALRAIIEFVKAPNMIQCGLLDMPAIVQLEKDAKYALVYQLLKIFLAGRLNDYLDFQEANSELLKTYGLLHEDCIAKMRLLTLVALGMTESSQIPYSMIRDTLQIDDTEVEYWVVKAISAKLLDCKIDQMNQAIIVSRCIERVFGTDQWQLLRTQLATWRGNISGVISTIHANRITEDTTQTMQGLAIR; from the exons ATGAGCACTGTCGTACCTACTTCAGAGGAAGATCCTGCTCTTTCCGTTGTTCGGTTCACCGCTCAGTTGTCCTGGGCTGACGCTGGCCCAGAG GTTGCGGAGCCTCAGGTGAATAGATTGTGCGTCGAGACACAGGAATGCATGATTGAAGGAAGGTGGTTGGATTTGGCTTCGTTGATGCTCACTTCTGCAGATTTGGTTTTTTCGAAAGCTTCCGAGAAAG ATCTCGAGTGCATTTTCACTATAATCTGCAACCTTGTCAAGAAGCCGGAGAGTTTGGACCAAGTTCATGAGATGGCAGAGCTCATATCAACTAAACTCTCTCAACAACCAAATGATAAGCCTGCATTGCGCATAAAACT CTTGTTCAATCTCTACAACCTGTTGGAGAATCCTTATAGCCGTTTCTTTGTATACATGAAGGCCCTTAATTTGGCCATTAGTGGAAAGGTCACTGAACATGTCTTGCCATCTTTCAAAAAGATAGATAGCTTCTTGAAAGAATGGAACCTTGGAATCAAGGATCAGAGGGAGCTCTTTCTTAAGATCTCAAACATTCTGAAAGAAGTTAAAGG CTCTGCAAAAGAGTCTTTCAAGTTTCTGACAAAGTATTTGGAAACTTTCTCGGTTGAAGATGCTTATGCCATGAATGATGCAAAGGAAGAAGCTCTTCGTGCAATTATTGAATTTGTCAAGGCACCTAACATGATTCAG TGTGGCTTGCTAGATATGCCTGCTATAGTCCAATTGGAGAAAGATGCTAAATATGCTCTAGTGTATCAGCTTCTGAAGATCTTTCTCGCTGGGAGGCTTAATGATTACTTGGATTTCCAGGAGGCAAATTCTGAATTATTAAAAACCTATG GACTTCTCCATGAAGATTGTATAGCAAAGATGAGATTATTGACGTTGGTAGCTCTTGGAATGACTGAATCCAGTCAAATTCCTTATTCCATGATCAGAGACACATTGCAG ATTGATGATACTGAGGTAGAATATTGGGTTGTTAAGGCAATTTCAGCTAAGTTGCTTGACTGCAAGATAGATCAAATGAACCAAGCAATAATTGTGAG CCGATGTATAGAGCGTGTATTTGGGACAGACCAGTGGCAATTACTTCGAACGCAGCTTGCAACCTGGAGG GGAAATATTTCAGGGGTTATTAGTACAATTCATGCTAACAGGATAACTGAAGATACCACACAAACAATGCAAGGATTAGCGATCCGCTAA